Proteins encoded by one window of Blautia argi:
- a CDS encoding 3'-5' exonuclease — translation MNYIILDLEWNQCPYGKERENKKLPFEIIEIGAVKMDENGEIISSFQQIIKPAVYRRLHFRTKEILDIDVAMLEKGMSFGKAAKQFFRWCGPEAKFCTWGSSDLVELQRNLKYYRMINFLKGPIFYYDIQKLFGLYFEGEKTARSLEYAIDFLNLGKEGKFHRALNDAYYTAEILKKLPETFVQEHYSIDCYQNPKAKGEEIYRVFENYSKYISREFYSKEEAMEDREVTKTKCFLCGQTARKKVRWFSLNPKSHLCLAYCPEHGYFKGKARIKKTDEGRYYVVKTLKCIDEQEADFIRQKKEELRKKRQMKRHNEKIRGSKSSLEQSNEENRSRSSALRKREGKKKRRKER, via the coding sequence ATGAATTATATTATTTTGGACTTGGAATGGAATCAATGTCCTTACGGGAAGGAAAGAGAAAATAAGAAGCTGCCTTTTGAAATTATTGAAATCGGTGCAGTGAAAATGGACGAAAACGGGGAAATCATCAGCTCTTTTCAGCAGATTATAAAGCCTGCTGTGTATCGAAGGCTGCATTTCCGTACAAAAGAGATTCTGGATATAGATGTGGCGATGCTGGAGAAGGGAATGTCTTTTGGAAAAGCAGCAAAACAGTTTTTCAGATGGTGTGGTCCAGAAGCAAAGTTTTGTACCTGGGGTTCTTCTGATTTAGTCGAACTGCAGCGAAATCTGAAGTATTATCGTATGATAAATTTTTTGAAGGGACCGATTTTTTATTATGATATACAAAAGCTGTTCGGATTGTATTTTGAAGGTGAGAAAACGGCAAGGTCTTTGGAATATGCCATAGATTTTCTGAATCTTGGAAAAGAGGGAAAGTTCCACAGAGCACTGAATGATGCGTATTACACTGCTGAAATTCTGAAGAAGCTTCCGGAAACTTTTGTTCAGGAACACTATTCTATTGACTGTTATCAAAATCCCAAAGCTAAAGGTGAAGAAATCTATCGTGTTTTTGAAAACTATTCCAAGTATATTTCCAGAGAATTTTATTCAAAAGAAGAAGCCATGGAAGACAGAGAGGTAACGAAAACGAAATGCTTTCTCTGCGGCCAGACAGCCAGAAAGAAGGTGCGCTGGTTTTCTCTGAATCCCAAATCTCATCTCTGTCTTGCTTATTGTCCGGAGCATGGATATTTTAAGGGAAAAGCACGAATAAAGAAGACGGATGAGGGAAGGTACTATGTAGTTAAGACCTTAAAGTGTATAGATGAGCAGGAAGCGGATTTTATTCGTCAGAAAAAAGAAGAGCTGCGTAAAAAAAGACAGATGAAGCGGCACAATGAAAAGATTCGGGGAAGCAAAAGTTCCCTGGAACAGTCAAATGAGGAAAACAGGAGCCGCAGTTCTGCCTTGAGGAAGAGGGAAGGAAAGAAGAAACGCAGGAAAGAGAGATAA
- a CDS encoding threonine aldolase family protein, which yields MYSFQNDYSEGAHPNILRALDMINYHQNNSYGLDTHSDSARELIQEVLEDYSVDIHFIAGGTLTNLTFISHILRPYEAVVSTETGHINTHETGAIEATGHKVYPVLTEDGKLTPDLIRPVLDLHENEHWVEPRLVYVSNPTEVGTVYTKEELENLYAFCKRHQLYFYIDGARLAAALAASEHTHLTFPDMPKLCDAFYIGGTKVGAMFGEALVLVNEDFKEHFRFNMKQHGAILAKGWIMGVQFEELFKDNLYVRLGQQSIERMQPLKEAFEKAGIPLLCEAPTNQIFPIFPDGLAEKINKKYLTTFQCKPDKAHTCLRFCTSWATNEEAVKDFVKDFEEMIKTE from the coding sequence ATGTATAGTTTTCAGAATGATTACAGTGAAGGCGCACACCCGAATATTCTCCGGGCATTAGACATGATTAATTATCACCAAAATAATTCCTATGGTCTGGATACGCACTCTGACTCTGCAAGAGAGCTGATACAGGAGGTACTGGAAGATTACAGCGTAGATATTCATTTTATTGCTGGCGGAACTCTGACAAACCTGACTTTTATTTCTCACATTCTGCGGCCTTATGAAGCAGTTGTCAGTACAGAAACCGGACATATTAACACCCATGAAACCGGCGCTATTGAAGCAACCGGCCATAAAGTCTATCCGGTTTTAACAGAAGACGGAAAACTGACCCCTGATTTAATCCGTCCGGTTTTGGATTTACATGAGAATGAACACTGGGTAGAGCCGCGTCTGGTCTATGTATCAAACCCTACAGAGGTGGGGACTGTGTATACAAAAGAAGAACTGGAAAACTTGTATGCTTTCTGTAAACGCCACCAGCTTTATTTCTATATAGACGGCGCCCGTCTTGCTGCTGCCCTTGCCGCCAGCGAACATACACATCTGACCTTTCCGGATATGCCAAAGCTCTGTGATGCTTTTTATATTGGAGGCACCAAGGTAGGAGCCATGTTTGGAGAAGCACTGGTTCTGGTAAATGAGGACTTTAAAGAACATTTCCGTTTTAACATGAAACAACATGGCGCTATTTTAGCCAAAGGCTGGATTATGGGAGTGCAGTTCGAAGAATTGTTCAAAGATAACCTTTATGTCCGTCTGGGACAGCAAAGTATTGAACGCATGCAGCCTTTAAAGGAAGCTTTTGAAAAAGCGGGCATTCCTCTTCTGTGCGAGGCGCCTACAAACCAGATTTTCCCTATATTCCCAGATGGACTGGCAGAGAAAATCAACAAAAAATATCTGACAACCTTTCAATGCAAGCCTGACAAAGCACATACCTGTCTGAGATTTTGTACCTCCTGGGCTACCAATGAAGAAGCAGTCAAGGATTTTGTAAAAGATTTTGAAGAAATGATAAAAACAGAATAG
- a CDS encoding LacI family DNA-binding transcriptional regulator has translation MGNMTIKDIAKKCGVGVSTVSRAMNNHPDINPETKEKILQTIAESNYVPNNSARNLKRTDAKAIAVLVKGIGNTFFNDLVSGLERECQRMNYSCILQHVEEQEDELDIALHITKEKKPRGLVFLGGSFSHPREKMEQLEIPYVLSTIRAADMEEKYAAVSVDDFKESYKMTEYLINLGHERIAILTAPKEDKSIGKLRLLGYRKALQDYGIPYSEELVSYMNAEEDRYSFRSGYKLTKQLLQDTEFTALYATSDTMAIGACRALKEAGISVPAQCSVAGFDGMDTGEFYIPSITTIRQPVEKIAKATADLLFDMIKGKEKPHQLVFEGELLKRESTVPPVKRKF, from the coding sequence ATGGGAAACATGACAATAAAAGATATTGCGAAAAAGTGCGGGGTAGGTGTCAGCACCGTATCCAGGGCCATGAACAATCATCCGGATATTAATCCGGAAACAAAAGAAAAAATTTTGCAGACGATTGCAGAGTCTAATTATGTACCAAATAACAGCGCAAGAAATTTAAAGCGAACAGATGCAAAGGCAATCGCTGTCCTTGTAAAAGGAATTGGAAATACTTTTTTTAACGATTTGGTCAGCGGGCTGGAAAGAGAATGTCAGCGTATGAATTACAGTTGTATTTTACAGCATGTAGAAGAACAGGAAGATGAGCTGGATATTGCTTTGCATATAACAAAAGAGAAAAAGCCCCGTGGTCTGGTCTTTCTGGGAGGAAGCTTTTCACACCCCAGAGAAAAAATGGAGCAGCTTGAGATACCGTATGTACTCAGTACCATTCGAGCTGCAGATATGGAAGAAAAATATGCGGCTGTTTCTGTAGACGACTTTAAGGAGAGCTACAAGATGACAGAATATCTGATAAATCTGGGACATGAGAGAATTGCAATTCTGACAGCGCCGAAGGAGGATAAAAGTATTGGAAAGCTGCGTCTTTTGGGATATCGAAAGGCATTGCAGGATTATGGAATTCCTTACTCGGAGGAGTTGGTAAGCTACATGAATGCAGAGGAGGATCGTTATTCTTTTCGCTCCGGCTATAAGCTGACAAAGCAGCTTTTGCAGGATACAGAATTTACAGCTCTTTATGCAACTTCAGATACCATGGCCATAGGAGCCTGCAGGGCGCTTAAGGAAGCAGGGATTTCTGTTCCTGCGCAGTGTTCTGTGGCGGGATTTGATGGTATGGATACAGGGGAGTTTTATATTCCAAGTATTACTACTATACGTCAGCCTGTAGAAAAGATAGCAAAAGCAACCGCAGATTTGCTTTTTGATATGATAAAAGGGAAAGAAAAGCCCCATCAGTTAGTCTTTGAGGGAGAGCTTTTAAAAAGGGAATCTACTGTTCCGCCTGTAAAAAGGAAATTTTAA
- a CDS encoding glycogen/starch/alpha-glucan phosphorylase — protein sequence MEEKLEALLAGRFQKNLDNCTKEELFEALLLFTREAAEKLPANTGRKKLYYISAEFLIGKLLSNNLINLGLYEEAEKILKKHGYELCEIEELEAEPSLGNGGLGRLAACFLDSIATLGLPGDGIGLNYHFGLFQQKFQNHKQKEVKNPWITKESWLMKQPDSFLVQFKDFAAEAVLYDIAVPGYESGCGRLHLFDVKTVDERIVPEDSIDFDKEAIRKNLTLFLYPDDSDDAGRKLRIYQQYFMVSSGAQLILKECEQQGYDLRKLHEHVVIQINDTHPSMVIPELIRLLQEKGFSMDEAIDTVSKTCAYTNHTILAEALEKWPLEYLEEVVPQLIPVIKELDKKVRKKYADESVYIIDENERVHMAHMDIHYGFSVNGVAALHTEILKKSELKNFYDIYPEKFNNKTNGITFRRWFLHCNRQLSKYVEDLIGNGFKKNAEELEKLLVYKDDEKVLQRLAEIKLEKKLEFKKFMEETQGIEINENSIIDVQVKRLHEYKRQQMNALYAIYKYLDIKAGNKPKRPITMIFGAKAAPAYVIAKDIIHLILCLQELIENDPEVCPYFRVLMIENYNVSKAAKVIPAADISEQISLASKEASGTGNMKFMLNGALTLGTEDGANVEIRDLVGEENIYIFGKKPQEVLDLYAESAYCAKDIYKKDSLIQKLVDFITGKELLAIGEKESLSRLHKELIGKDWFMTLLDTREYIRIKEQVYADYENQKEWNQKVLINIAKAGFFSSDRTIAQYNEGIWHLK from the coding sequence GTGGAAGAAAAATTAGAAGCATTACTTGCCGGCAGATTTCAGAAAAATTTGGATAACTGTACAAAAGAAGAGCTTTTTGAAGCATTGCTCCTGTTTACCAGAGAGGCAGCAGAAAAGCTTCCGGCAAATACAGGGAGAAAGAAATTATATTATATTTCTGCAGAATTTTTGATTGGAAAACTTTTATCTAATAATCTGATTAATTTGGGATTATATGAGGAAGCAGAAAAAATATTGAAAAAGCATGGTTATGAATTATGCGAGATAGAGGAACTGGAAGCAGAGCCTTCTCTTGGAAATGGAGGTCTGGGAAGACTGGCAGCCTGTTTTCTGGATTCCATTGCAACATTGGGTTTACCGGGTGATGGGATTGGGCTGAATTATCACTTTGGACTGTTTCAGCAGAAATTTCAAAATCATAAACAAAAAGAAGTGAAAAATCCATGGATAACAAAAGAGAGCTGGCTGATGAAACAGCCGGACAGCTTTTTGGTACAGTTTAAGGATTTTGCGGCAGAGGCTGTTTTATATGATATTGCTGTTCCGGGATATGAGTCAGGCTGCGGAAGACTGCATTTATTTGATGTGAAGACGGTTGATGAGAGGATTGTACCAGAGGACAGTATTGATTTTGATAAGGAAGCGATCCGTAAAAATCTCACTTTGTTTCTCTATCCGGACGATTCCGATGATGCGGGACGTAAGCTGCGTATTTACCAGCAGTATTTTATGGTGAGCAGTGGCGCACAGCTCATTTTAAAGGAATGTGAACAGCAGGGTTATGATTTGCGTAAACTTCATGAGCATGTGGTAATTCAGATTAATGATACTCACCCCTCTATGGTAATTCCGGAGTTGATTCGCCTTCTTCAGGAAAAGGGATTTTCCATGGACGAGGCCATTGACACGGTCAGCAAAACCTGTGCGTATACCAATCATACGATTCTGGCAGAGGCATTGGAAAAATGGCCATTAGAGTATCTGGAGGAGGTTGTTCCTCAGTTAATTCCGGTTATAAAAGAACTGGATAAAAAAGTAAGGAAAAAATATGCAGATGAATCTGTGTATATCATAGATGAAAATGAGCGAGTGCATATGGCACATATGGATATCCACTATGGATTTTCAGTCAACGGTGTGGCTGCTCTTCATACAGAGATTTTGAAAAAATCAGAACTTAAGAATTTCTATGATATTTATCCGGAGAAATTTAATAATAAGACAAACGGTATTACCTTCCGTCGTTGGTTTTTGCACTGCAACAGACAGTTAAGCAAATATGTGGAAGACCTGATCGGAAACGGATTTAAGAAAAACGCAGAGGAACTGGAAAAGCTGCTGGTGTATAAAGATGATGAAAAGGTACTGCAGAGGCTGGCAGAAATTAAGCTGGAGAAAAAACTGGAATTTAAAAAATTTATGGAGGAAACTCAGGGTATCGAAATAAATGAAAATTCCATTATTGATGTGCAGGTAAAACGTCTGCATGAGTATAAAAGACAGCAGATGAATGCTTTGTATGCTATTTACAAGTATCTGGATATCAAAGCCGGAAATAAACCAAAGCGTCCGATTACCATGATTTTCGGGGCAAAAGCAGCGCCTGCTTATGTTATAGCAAAGGATATTATTCATCTGATTTTATGTTTACAGGAGCTGATTGAGAATGACCCTGAGGTATGTCCATATTTCCGTGTGTTGATGATTGAGAATTACAATGTATCAAAGGCAGCAAAAGTGATTCCGGCAGCAGATATTTCCGAGCAGATTTCTCTGGCATCAAAGGAAGCCTCCGGCACAGGAAACATGAAGTTTATGTTGAATGGAGCTTTGACGCTGGGAACAGAGGACGGTGCAAATGTAGAAATCCGGGATTTGGTAGGAGAAGAAAATATTTATATCTTTGGTAAGAAGCCGCAAGAGGTTTTAGATTTGTATGCAGAATCCGCATATTGTGCAAAGGATATTTATAAGAAGGACAGTCTGATTCAGAAACTGGTAGATTTTATTACAGGCAAGGAGCTTTTGGCTATCGGAGAGAAGGAGAGCCTCTCTCGTCTGCATAAGGAGTTGATTGGAAAGGACTGGTTTATGACCCTTTTAGATACTAGAGAATATATCAGGATAAAGGAACAGGTATATGCAGATTACGAGAATCAGAAAGAATGGAATCAGAAGGTTCTTATAAATATTGCAAAAGCAGGATTTTTCTCCTCAGACAGAACCATTGCTCAATACAACGAAGGGATTTGGCATTTAAAATAA
- a CDS encoding chromate transporter encodes MIYLRLFFEFFKTGLFAVGGGLATLPFLYAISEKTGWFTAADIGDMIAISESTPGAMGVNMSTYVGFSVKGILGGIIATLGLVLPSILVIIIISRMLEKFKEARIVQKIFYGLRPASTGLIIAAGIGVAMETFLPGSKITSLQSFLDFHWERLLLAALLFFAIQKWKKHPVIYIAIAAAVGILFKL; translated from the coding sequence ATGATTTATCTTAGACTGTTTTTTGAATTTTTTAAGACAGGATTGTTTGCCGTAGGTGGAGGATTGGCAACACTTCCGTTTTTGTATGCCATATCTGAAAAAACAGGCTGGTTTACTGCAGCAGATATTGGGGACATGATTGCAATATCAGAATCCACACCGGGAGCTATGGGTGTGAATATGTCTACCTATGTGGGATTTTCTGTGAAAGGAATACTGGGAGGAATCATAGCAACGCTGGGTCTGGTACTGCCGTCTATTCTTGTGATTATTATTATCAGCAGAATGCTGGAAAAATTTAAAGAAGCCCGCATTGTGCAGAAGATTTTTTATGGACTGCGGCCAGCTTCTACCGGACTTATTATTGCGGCCGGAATCGGTGTAGCTATGGAAACCTTCCTTCCTGGAAGTAAGATTACTTCTTTGCAGAGTTTTCTGGATTTTCATTGGGAACGGCTCTTGCTGGCAGCACTTTTGTTTTTTGCCATTCAGAAATGGAAAAAACACCCGGTCATTTATATTGCAATCGCAGCAGCGGTGGGAATCCTTTTTAAACTGTAG
- a CDS encoding MATE family efflux transporter codes for MKGQEMPQENKMGVMPVNRLLITMSVPMMISMLVQALYNVVDSMFVAQLNENALTAVSLVFPIQNLMISVGVGTGVGINALLSRSLGEREYDRANKAANHGVILAILSYLAFAVLGLTMAEFFMKVQTQDPQIVAYGTSYLRICCGLSFGMFLQITFERLLQSTGKTFYTMITQSLGAVINIVLDPIMIFGLFGFPKMEVAGAAVATVAGQIIASIVALCINLKKNHEIHLNLRGFKWSGNIVSGIYAVGVPSIVMSSIGSVMTFGMNKILIAFSSTATAVFGVYFKLQSFVFMPVFGLNNGMVPIVAFNYGAKEKKRITRTIFLSVCYATGIMLLGMLLFQFMPGQLLSIFNASETMKEIGIPALRIISICFIFAGFNIVSSSVFQSMSHGMLSLWVSLVRQLCVLLPVAFVLAKVGGLHAVWWAFPIAEIFALTMCGGFLRYVYKKQILPLEK; via the coding sequence ATGAAAGGACAGGAAATGCCCCAGGAAAATAAAATGGGGGTTATGCCTGTAAACAGGTTATTGATTACCATGTCTGTGCCTATGATGATTTCCATGCTGGTACAGGCATTGTACAATGTAGTAGATAGTATGTTTGTGGCACAGCTAAACGAAAATGCATTGACAGCGGTTTCTCTGGTATTCCCTATACAGAACCTTATGATTTCTGTGGGAGTGGGTACCGGAGTAGGTATCAATGCTTTGTTGTCCCGAAGCCTTGGAGAGCGGGAATATGACAGGGCAAATAAGGCAGCGAATCATGGTGTGATTCTGGCAATCCTCAGCTATCTGGCATTTGCGGTGCTGGGACTTACCATGGCAGAATTCTTTATGAAGGTGCAGACCCAGGATCCGCAGATTGTGGCGTATGGTACCTCTTATTTGAGAATTTGCTGCGGTTTGTCCTTTGGTATGTTTTTGCAGATTACTTTTGAGAGATTGCTACAGTCCACAGGAAAGACCTTTTATACAATGATTACACAGTCCCTGGGAGCTGTAATTAATATTGTTTTAGACCCAATTATGATTTTCGGTTTGTTTGGCTTTCCGAAAATGGAGGTTGCCGGGGCAGCGGTTGCAACTGTGGCAGGACAGATTATTGCAAGTATTGTAGCTCTTTGTATTAATTTGAAAAAGAACCATGAGATACATTTGAATTTACGAGGATTCAAATGGTCAGGAAACATTGTGTCCGGTATTTATGCAGTAGGCGTTCCATCTATTGTGATGTCCTCTATCGGCTCTGTGATGACCTTTGGAATGAACAAAATTCTGATTGCATTTTCTTCTACAGCTACGGCTGTATTTGGTGTGTATTTCAAGCTTCAGAGTTTTGTATTTATGCCCGTCTTTGGACTGAATAACGGTATGGTTCCTATTGTGGCTTTTAATTATGGGGCAAAAGAAAAGAAACGAATTACCAGAACTATTTTTTTGAGTGTATGCTATGCTACAGGCATTATGCTTTTGGGAATGCTGCTGTTCCAGTTTATGCCGGGGCAGCTTCTGAGTATTTTCAATGCTTCTGAAACCATGAAGGAAATCGGGATTCCGGCTCTTAGAATTATCAGTATCTGCTTTATATTTGCAGGCTTTAATATTGTGAGTTCTTCGGTATTTCAGTCTATGTCCCATGGAATGCTGAGCCTCTGGGTTTCTCTGGTAAGACAGCTTTGTGTGCTTCTTCCGGTGGCCTTTGTACTGGCAAAGGTGGGAGGCCTTCACGCTGTATGGTGGGCGTTCCCCATTGCAGAGATTTTTGCTCTGACGATGTGCGGGGGATTTTTGCGATATGTGTATAAGAAGCAGATATTACCGCTGGAAAAATAA
- a CDS encoding MerR family transcriptional regulator has protein sequence MKLPGYYTSGEFAKMANISVRTVRFYDKQNILKPSYVSPSGSRFYTDRDFARLQQILLLKYLGFSLDDIKEMTINDADYHFMLNSLNLQQKLIKDRIEQLQMVEKAIQDTTEEIRTNHAVNWSHMLNLIHLTNMEKSMKSQYQNSSNISARIHLHNLYSENKQGWFPWLFEQCQLQKNMNVLEIGCGNGALWKENLSLIPEEISITLSDISRGMLRDTQREIGTKDSRFSFRAFDCHKIPYPDQQFDLVIANHVLFYCDIPQVCREVSRVLKPQGHFLCSAYGTQHMIEISRLVQEFDSRIILSAEKLYEKFGKENGAELLSPYFHIVQWKLYEDSLFVDTPEPIIEYILSCHGNQNQYLLDRYKEFRSYVAKKTTAGFHITKEAGVFLCQKS, from the coding sequence ATGAAACTTCCCGGTTATTATACCTCAGGTGAATTTGCCAAAATGGCAAATATTTCAGTAAGAACCGTACGCTTCTATGACAAACAGAATATTTTAAAGCCCTCATATGTGTCACCCTCTGGTTCTCGTTTTTATACAGACCGGGATTTCGCCCGTTTGCAGCAAATTCTACTATTAAAATATCTGGGATTTTCTCTTGACGATATTAAAGAAATGACCATTAATGATGCGGATTATCACTTTATGCTGAACTCCCTGAACCTTCAGCAAAAGCTGATCAAAGACCGTATTGAGCAGCTTCAGATGGTGGAAAAGGCCATACAGGATACCACGGAAGAAATCCGCACCAATCATGCTGTTAACTGGAGCCATATGCTGAATTTAATTCATCTTACAAATATGGAAAAAAGTATGAAAAGCCAGTACCAGAATTCCAGCAATATTTCTGCCAGAATTCATCTACATAACCTTTATTCAGAAAATAAACAAGGGTGGTTTCCCTGGCTTTTTGAGCAATGCCAGCTTCAAAAAAACATGAACGTTCTGGAAATAGGCTGTGGAAACGGAGCTCTATGGAAAGAAAATCTCTCTCTGATTCCAGAAGAGATTTCCATTACCCTTTCTGATATCTCCCGGGGAATGCTGCGGGATACCCAAAGAGAAATCGGTACCAAAGATTCCCGTTTCTCTTTTCGTGCCTTTGACTGTCATAAAATTCCTTATCCAGACCAGCAATTTGACCTTGTCATTGCCAATCATGTATTATTTTACTGTGATATTCCCCAGGTCTGCCGGGAAGTATCCAGAGTTTTAAAGCCTCAGGGACATTTCCTGTGCAGTGCATATGGCACACAGCACATGATTGAAATCAGCCGGCTTGTACAGGAATTTGACAGCCGTATTATTTTATCCGCAGAAAAGCTATATGAAAAGTTTGGGAAAGAAAATGGAGCAGAGCTTCTCTCCCCTTATTTTCATATTGTTCAATGGAAATTATATGAGGACAGCCTTTTCGTTGATACACCAGAGCCTATTATTGAATATATTCTGTCCTGTCACGGAAACCAGAATCAGTACTTACTGGACCGCTATAAGGAATTTCGCTCTTATGTAGCCAAAAAAACAACCGCAGGATTTCATATTACAAAAGAAGCCGGCGTATTCCTTTGCCAAAAATCCTGA
- a CDS encoding chromate transporter: MKELLELFWVFARMGAVTFGGGYAMLPIIQREIVEKRGWATEEEVMDYYAIGQCTPGIIAVNTSTFIGYRRKGILGGFVATFGFVFPSLVIIMLIAAFLRNFAHITYVKYAFDGIRICVCALILDAVLKLGKKSVIDKWCAGICIVITLLSVFTSLSPVVLVILSAAAGISIKSMQEMKGGKA; encoded by the coding sequence TTGAAGGAACTTTTAGAATTATTCTGGGTTTTTGCAAGAATGGGCGCAGTGACCTTTGGTGGTGGTTATGCCATGCTGCCGATTATCCAGAGGGAGATTGTGGAAAAGCGAGGCTGGGCAACCGAAGAGGAGGTTATGGACTATTATGCCATTGGACAGTGTACGCCGGGTATTATAGCAGTCAACACCTCTACTTTTATCGGGTATCGAAGAAAAGGAATACTGGGAGGCTTTGTCGCTACCTTTGGGTTTGTGTTCCCCTCTCTTGTGATTATTATGCTCATCGCGGCATTTTTGCGTAATTTTGCCCATATTACTTATGTAAAGTATGCTTTTGATGGTATTAGAATCTGTGTATGCGCTTTAATTTTAGATGCAGTGTTAAAGCTTGGAAAGAAATCTGTCATAGATAAATGGTGTGCAGGAATCTGTATTGTCATTACTCTGCTAAGCGTATTCACCTCTCTTTCTCCGGTTGTGCTTGTTATTCTGTCTGCCGCAGCAGGAATCAGTATAAAAAGTATGCAGGAGATGAAAGGAGGAAAGGCATGA